Proteins encoded by one window of Cloacibacillus sp.:
- a CDS encoding glucose 1-dehydrogenase has product MNLKLAGKVAVVSGAGAGIGKAAACLYAKNGAKVVVAVRTLSKGEETVKLIKEAGGEAILVHTDVSKLADLQKMIKTAVESYGRLDILFSNAGVPGPGGLDEVTEEGWDQTVAVNLRSCFFSAKYAVEEMRKTGGGAIVFDSSIAGKVGSPMSPVYSATKGGIVTLTKSLALLLAPDNIRVNCVCPGPIDTKFVRQAWDRAPDPDAARLCNVSGVALGRMGSPEEVANAVLFLSSDESSYVTGTAMAVDGGYLAR; this is encoded by the coding sequence ATGAACTTGAAATTAGCTGGTAAAGTCGCTGTGGTTTCAGGCGCAGGAGCGGGCATAGGAAAAGCAGCCGCCTGCCTTTATGCCAAGAACGGCGCAAAGGTTGTAGTGGCAGTAAGGACACTCAGCAAAGGCGAAGAGACGGTAAAGCTGATTAAAGAAGCGGGTGGGGAGGCCATTCTTGTCCATACAGATGTGTCTAAGCTCGCGGATTTGCAGAAGATGATAAAGACAGCGGTGGAAAGCTACGGGAGGCTGGATATACTCTTCAGCAATGCCGGCGTGCCGGGCCCCGGAGGTCTGGATGAAGTTACTGAAGAGGGATGGGATCAGACAGTTGCCGTGAACCTGAGAAGTTGTTTCTTCAGCGCGAAGTACGCTGTCGAGGAAATGAGAAAGACAGGCGGCGGCGCGATTGTTTTCGATTCCTCAATTGCCGGAAAAGTCGGTTCTCCCATGAGCCCAGTATATTCTGCAACGAAGGGCGGCATAGTTACCCTGACAAAATCTCTGGCTCTCTTGCTGGCGCCGGACAATATCAGAGTTAATTGCGTCTGCCCCGGTCCTATTGATACGAAATTTGTTCGTCAGGCATGGGATCGCGCACCGGATCCGGATGCCGCTCGTCTCTGCAATGTCAGCGGTGTTGCTCTTGGACGTATGGGCTCTCCTGAGGAAGTGGCTAATGCTGTCCTCTTCCTATCTTCAGATGAGTCTTCTTATGTCACAGGCACAGCTATGGCTGTAGACGGAGGGTATCTTGCTCGTTAG
- a CDS encoding tryptophan transporter, producing MNGTETGRERTVAVEERAAGLSVSQIMLVAVLLAAGAVMKFFIGSIFSAGMKPNFIIAMYCLAILLVRPRFKEAAVIGLLAGAVCQFFPGTPYLNFPSEMAGALVMALFAKMGGRFGGFLMPAISTFITTVVSGGVFMALLYALFFSGGATAPAPFAVFAGIIFGTAAVNCVIVQVLYIPIAAALKMRTAAR from the coding sequence ATGAACGGAACAGAGACAGGCAGAGAGAGAACAGTCGCAGTTGAGGAGAGGGCCGCGGGGCTCTCAGTGTCGCAGATAATGCTGGTGGCGGTGCTGCTGGCGGCGGGGGCGGTGATGAAGTTTTTCATCGGTTCTATATTTTCCGCGGGCATGAAGCCGAACTTCATCATCGCCATGTACTGCCTCGCGATCCTTCTGGTAAGGCCGCGCTTTAAGGAGGCGGCGGTCATCGGGCTGCTCGCGGGCGCGGTCTGCCAGTTTTTCCCCGGCACCCCATACCTCAACTTCCCCAGCGAAATGGCGGGGGCGCTCGTAATGGCGCTCTTCGCAAAAATGGGCGGCCGCTTCGGCGGTTTCCTGATGCCAGCGATTTCGACCTTTATCACGACGGTGGTCAGCGGCGGCGTCTTCATGGCGCTGCTCTACGCGCTCTTTTTCTCCGGCGGCGCGACGGCCCCAGCGCCCTTTGCGGTATTCGCGGGGATAATCTTCGGCACCGCCGCCGTAAACTGCGTCATCGTCCAGGTGCTTTATATACCGATCGCTGCCGCCCTCAAGATGCGCACGGCGGCCAGATAG
- a CDS encoding UGSC family (seleno)protein, with the protein MSVEKAQNVSMTIVNPVAKVESKTITPAASLTSLEGKKIALWWNGKAKGDIALKTIAARLKKEYNVETELFTQGWPHGDEVYDRVIAAECQAAIATTGDUGSCTAWLTRDVSSLEKRGLPTVGIVAKGFLPINASEFKTRGLLRARRAVMPHPFTEMPEEEVAQTGEALYDAVVYGLTHEGELLFPPKKKAGEAAASDKPVKEVPLEHQVEPERITIEGEDYFDWGYNLNRYFINHGWGDGFPIVPPTEEAVNRMLTGTKRGRHEVILKMQPGMGLATVEKIAANCVMAGCEPAHLPILIAIIEAMDVEEFVLTILAQSTGAHAPILLVNGPIAKQIGMNSESCCFGPGKDSAANTAIGRAVRLCMMNIGFTYARIRDMDTIGSPIKYSFCAAENEAENPWEPFSVEKGFKPGSNCVTAIPCQSLMEIEDMESDTPETLLRTFASSIDSMGWLGARSWLGYVTPPRMKVALLLAPDHARMIANAGWSKFDVKQYLYAKCRRKWGQFKHQVIPRIESKIVLPGYRWLINASDDTMVPMVRDFGYFDIAVVGGAAGKSAVSLGLGWPITKEIKD; encoded by the coding sequence ATGTCAGTGGAAAAAGCTCAGAATGTCTCAATGACAATAGTGAATCCTGTGGCTAAAGTCGAATCAAAGACTATAACGCCAGCGGCTAGCTTGACTAGCCTTGAAGGAAAGAAGATAGCGTTATGGTGGAATGGCAAGGCGAAAGGCGACATAGCATTAAAAACAATAGCGGCTCGCTTGAAAAAAGAGTATAACGTTGAGACAGAATTATTTACTCAGGGCTGGCCTCATGGTGATGAGGTATACGATAGAGTAATTGCGGCGGAGTGCCAAGCGGCCATCGCTACCACAGGAGACTGAGGATCGTGCACAGCATGGCTTACGCGTGACGTAAGCTCCCTAGAAAAAAGAGGTCTTCCAACCGTAGGAATTGTAGCCAAAGGATTTTTGCCGATTAATGCATCGGAATTCAAAACCAGAGGATTGCTGAGAGCACGCAGAGCAGTAATGCCTCATCCCTTCACCGAGATGCCAGAGGAAGAAGTTGCTCAGACCGGCGAGGCGCTCTATGACGCCGTAGTTTACGGTTTGACTCATGAAGGCGAGCTTCTCTTCCCTCCGAAGAAAAAAGCTGGCGAGGCTGCTGCATCAGACAAGCCGGTAAAAGAAGTTCCTCTGGAACATCAAGTCGAACCGGAGCGTATAACCATTGAGGGAGAAGATTATTTTGATTGGGGCTACAACCTCAACCGTTATTTCATTAACCACGGCTGGGGAGACGGATTCCCGATCGTTCCGCCCACCGAGGAAGCTGTTAACCGCATGCTGACTGGCACGAAACGCGGCCGTCATGAAGTTATCCTTAAAATGCAGCCCGGCATGGGGCTGGCCACAGTAGAAAAAATTGCAGCCAACTGCGTTATGGCCGGCTGCGAGCCCGCACACCTGCCTATATTGATAGCTATAATTGAAGCTATGGATGTAGAAGAGTTTGTTTTGACCATCCTGGCTCAGTCCACCGGCGCTCACGCCCCCATACTTCTTGTAAACGGACCTATTGCCAAACAAATAGGGATGAACAGCGAGTCATGCTGTTTTGGCCCTGGCAAAGATTCGGCGGCAAATACGGCCATCGGAAGAGCAGTGCGCCTCTGCATGATGAATATCGGTTTTACATATGCCCGTATACGCGATATGGATACGATCGGCTCCCCAATCAAATACAGCTTCTGCGCAGCTGAAAATGAAGCTGAAAACCCATGGGAACCTTTCAGCGTCGAAAAGGGATTCAAGCCGGGCTCGAATTGCGTTACGGCAATTCCGTGCCAGTCGCTCATGGAAATAGAGGATATGGAGAGCGACACGCCGGAAACTCTTCTTCGTACCTTCGCTTCCTCAATAGACTCAATGGGCTGGCTCGGTGCGCGTTCATGGCTGGGCTACGTAACGCCTCCGCGCATGAAGGTGGCGTTGCTTCTTGCTCCTGACCACGCCAGAATGATTGCCAACGCAGGTTGGTCAAAGTTTGACGTCAAGCAGTATCTTTACGCCAAGTGCCGCCGTAAGTGGGGGCAGTTCAAACATCAGGTTATCCCGCGCATCGAAAGCAAGATTGTACTTCCCGGATACAGATGGCTAATCAATGCGTCGGATGACACGATGGTTCCGATGGTAAGAGACTTCGGCTATTTTGATATCGCGGTAGTCGGCGGAGCTGCCGGAAAGTCAGCTGTGAGCCTTGGCCTCGGTTGGCCCATAACGAAGGAAATTAAGGATTAA
- a CDS encoding phosphohydrolase, which produces MDKPLLHIISHTDLDGVAAAALAWHVHHCDRLVRISLTGYGDVDMLILETLAAGQEPLVLDLFCQREQTVDEIDKLWNDGRRPFLFDHHKSTFERYGNRKWAVIDTNYCGALVYWRWLRENAKDERTQAVLAELEPVMKIANDRDLWLGEMPESRLWQALVTMCGQWGMLARLMDNPRAELSPVELAGAEEFTERQEVRFALAKEHIWRSGGELAFVCDGVLEYGDVSDFCGLILDRDDNPPEVAAVAAKRFGGDWAVSMRSRDGLAGRVLALLKDGKKIRGGGHGDASALYFPRNYTQEQMRDSILAAIRVEKERNAAPKVTLGDLFKGLV; this is translated from the coding sequence ATGGATAAACCTCTTCTTCATATAATCAGCCATACGGATCTCGACGGCGTCGCGGCGGCGGCGCTCGCCTGGCATGTCCACCACTGTGACCGCCTCGTGCGCATTTCGCTCACCGGGTATGGCGATGTGGATATGCTGATCCTTGAGACGCTTGCGGCGGGACAGGAGCCGCTCGTGCTGGATCTCTTCTGCCAGCGAGAGCAGACGGTGGACGAGATTGACAAGCTCTGGAACGACGGTCGCCGCCCCTTCCTCTTCGACCACCACAAGAGCACCTTCGAGCGCTACGGCAACCGCAAGTGGGCCGTGATCGACACAAATTACTGCGGGGCCCTCGTCTATTGGCGGTGGCTGCGCGAAAACGCGAAGGATGAACGCACGCAGGCGGTGCTTGCGGAGCTTGAACCGGTGATGAAGATCGCCAACGACCGCGACCTCTGGCTCGGAGAGATGCCGGAGAGTCGCCTGTGGCAGGCTCTCGTCACGATGTGCGGTCAATGGGGCATGTTGGCGCGTCTGATGGACAACCCGCGCGCGGAGCTCTCCCCTGTGGAGCTGGCCGGCGCGGAGGAGTTCACGGAACGGCAGGAGGTGCGCTTCGCGCTGGCGAAGGAGCATATCTGGCGCTCGGGCGGCGAATTGGCGTTTGTCTGCGACGGGGTGCTGGAGTACGGCGACGTCTCCGATTTCTGCGGCCTGATCCTCGACCGCGACGACAATCCGCCCGAGGTGGCGGCGGTGGCCGCGAAGCGGTTCGGCGGCGACTGGGCGGTCTCGATGCGCAGCCGCGACGGCCTCGCGGGGCGGGTGCTGGCGCTGCTGAAGGACGGCAAGAAGATCCGCGGCGGCGGCCACGGTGACGCCTCCGCGCTCTATTTCCCGCGCAACTACACGCAGGAGCAGATGCGCGACTCGATACTGGCGGCGATCCGGGTCGAGAAGGAGCGCAATGCCGCGCCGAAGGTGACGCTCGGCGACCTATTTAAAGGACTTGTATGA
- a CDS encoding Synerg-CTERM sorting domain-containing protein: MSYSSESYVNNISISAGEFHGGIVIKDYDKAPENFQITGGAFKSNPSKYLKGNYEATEGDDGLFHVHTKTPTPTPGPIDPAPTPVNPVIGGVSDDVKAEIKPELAVTEGDPAAAAKKIGGALAAEQLTRNKDGNTIVEPEVAVKAANKLGTLSSVTSKDVVALPVFTTPAIDADKDKTIMISYQILGSDLKAKKPADVKVLKILGAEKGELFTYASAITKDMDKKFTVMKDDDSGTIFTGEIDGYTMYRLALFIKDGGKFDLDGKKDGAVADPTVILGAEKKASGGSSSGCSAGLGALALLSLAALPLVYRRKK; this comes from the coding sequence TTGTCATACTCATCTGAATCGTATGTCAATAATATTTCAATATCCGCCGGTGAATTTCACGGGGGTATCGTTATTAAAGATTATGACAAAGCCCCGGAAAATTTTCAAATCACCGGAGGAGCATTTAAATCTAACCCGTCGAAATATCTGAAAGGCAACTACGAGGCGACAGAGGGGGACGATGGCCTATTCCACGTCCATACAAAAACGCCGACACCGACACCCGGCCCCATCGACCCCGCGCCAACCCCCGTCAATCCGGTCATCGGCGGCGTCTCCGACGATGTGAAGGCCGAGATCAAGCCGGAGCTGGCGGTAACTGAGGGCGACCCCGCCGCGGCCGCGAAAAAGATCGGCGGCGCGCTGGCGGCGGAACAGCTGACGAGAAATAAGGACGGTAATACGATCGTGGAGCCAGAGGTGGCGGTCAAGGCGGCCAACAAGCTGGGGACGCTCAGCAGCGTGACCTCGAAGGACGTCGTCGCCCTGCCTGTATTCACGACGCCCGCGATCGACGCCGACAAGGACAAGACGATAATGATCTCCTATCAGATACTCGGCTCCGACCTCAAGGCGAAAAAGCCCGCCGACGTCAAGGTGCTGAAAATTCTCGGCGCGGAGAAGGGCGAACTCTTTACCTACGCCTCCGCGATCACCAAAGATATGGATAAAAAGTTCACCGTAATGAAGGACGACGACAGCGGCACGATATTCACCGGCGAGATAGACGGATATACCATGTACCGTCTCGCGCTCTTCATCAAGGACGGCGGTAAATTCGACCTCGACGGCAAAAAAGACGGTGCGGTCGCCGACCCGACGGTGATCCTCGGAGCGGAAAAGAAGGCCTCCGGCGGCAGCTCCAGCGGCTGCAGCGCGGGACTCGGAGCGCTGGCCCTGCTCTCCCTCGCGGCGCTTCCCCTGGTATACAGAAGAAAAAAGTAG
- a CDS encoding TRAP transporter substrate-binding protein, which yields MKKSFVLFLTFVLSFVFTASAFAAGATVLKAGHSATNKEPYQLGLEAFGKKLKETTNGKFEVKVFPSCQLGSEKEMTEGLFLGNVDVATSATTVVTNFIPEFIVYDLPFLFNSDEHFYKASDGAPGKFFVDACAKKGIRLLAIYDAGVRHIASKKPVNSMKDLKGMKIRTMQSQIHIDAFNGFGAKATPMAFSEQFSALEQGVIDGVEASNTSCYNQQFYRPAPNWALVSWYRCVTAMMMSEKKFQSYPKDVQKAILEAAAYSAKVEREAYAKSESASLDAMKKAGVNITKPDVAPFKEVAQKVADKYIKKPELKEVLKQIQDMGK from the coding sequence ATGAAAAAATCTTTCGTGCTCTTTTTGACGTTCGTGCTGTCATTTGTCTTTACGGCTTCCGCTTTCGCCGCGGGCGCCACCGTTTTAAAGGCCGGACACAGCGCAACGAACAAGGAACCATACCAGCTTGGTCTCGAAGCTTTCGGTAAAAAACTGAAAGAAACGACAAACGGCAAGTTTGAGGTTAAGGTCTTCCCGAGCTGCCAGCTTGGAAGCGAAAAGGAAATGACCGAAGGCCTCTTCCTCGGCAATGTTGACGTTGCGACCTCAGCTACCACGGTGGTAACGAATTTTATCCCAGAGTTCATCGTCTACGACCTTCCCTTTCTCTTCAACAGCGATGAGCATTTCTACAAAGCTTCTGACGGCGCGCCCGGAAAATTCTTTGTAGACGCCTGTGCAAAGAAGGGCATTCGCCTTTTGGCTATCTACGATGCCGGAGTTCGTCACATCGCGTCCAAAAAGCCCGTCAACAGCATGAAGGATCTGAAAGGGATGAAGATCAGAACTATGCAGTCCCAGATTCATATCGACGCCTTTAACGGATTCGGTGCGAAAGCGACTCCTATGGCCTTCAGCGAACAGTTCAGCGCGCTTGAGCAGGGAGTCATTGACGGAGTCGAAGCTTCAAACACCAGCTGCTACAACCAGCAGTTCTACCGTCCCGCTCCCAACTGGGCTCTCGTTAGCTGGTACCGCTGCGTCACAGCTATGATGATGTCTGAGAAGAAGTTCCAGTCCTATCCGAAGGATGTCCAGAAGGCTATTCTGGAAGCTGCCGCTTACTCAGCGAAGGTTGAGCGCGAGGCCTATGCAAAGAGCGAAAGCGCCAGCCTGGATGCTATGAAAAAGGCCGGAGTCAACATCACGAAGCCTGATGTGGCGCCCTTCAAAGAGGTTGCCCAGAAAGTTGCGGATAAGTATATAAAGAAGCCCGAGCTTAAAGAGGTTCTGAAGCAGATCCAAGATATGGGCAAATAA
- a CDS encoding Ppx/GppA phosphatase family protein, which yields MKKAVIDIGTNLVKLIIGERSQRDAIKIILDVNVITKLGEGMREDGRLSEAVMARTAQAVVKFADFARSQGAEEVVCVGTMALRTAENAGDFIKKVRAAGGPEVRVLSGEEEAALSSRAVLNSIDGASRGEALIFDTGGGSTEFVRAAGGEIERAFSVPVGAVTLTDENFKSSPSDPRLVCSVIAALTKKFSEAGVRAGAAMMIGAGGNVTAIASVAAGLERYDPNVIHGSALTREEIMRQTALYAKCTDEERREIKGLSPKRADIILGGACIILAAMEAAGAKEIVVSDRSLRHELLRKELSTDTKI from the coding sequence ATGAAAAAAGCGGTCATAGATATCGGGACAAACTTGGTGAAGCTCATTATCGGGGAGCGTTCACAGAGAGACGCCATAAAAATTATCTTGGACGTCAACGTGATAACCAAGCTCGGCGAAGGAATGCGGGAGGACGGCAGGCTCTCGGAGGCGGTGATGGCGCGCACGGCGCAGGCCGTCGTGAAATTCGCGGATTTCGCCCGCTCACAGGGGGCGGAGGAGGTCGTCTGCGTCGGCACAATGGCGCTGCGCACGGCGGAAAACGCCGGAGACTTCATCAAAAAGGTGCGCGCGGCGGGCGGCCCGGAGGTGCGAGTCCTCTCCGGCGAAGAGGAGGCGGCGCTCTCCAGCCGCGCGGTGCTGAACAGCATAGACGGCGCCTCACGCGGCGAGGCTTTAATCTTCGACACCGGCGGCGGCAGCACGGAGTTCGTGCGCGCGGCGGGCGGCGAAATAGAGAGAGCGTTCAGCGTGCCGGTGGGCGCGGTGACGCTCACCGACGAAAATTTCAAAAGCTCGCCGTCCGACCCGCGGCTGGTCTGCTCCGTGATCGCGGCGCTCACCAAGAAATTCTCCGAGGCGGGCGTCAGGGCGGGCGCGGCCATGATGATCGGCGCGGGCGGCAACGTCACCGCGATCGCCTCCGTCGCCGCCGGTCTGGAACGCTACGATCCCAACGTGATACATGGAAGCGCCCTCACGCGGGAAGAGATAATGCGCCAGACGGCGCTCTACGCGAAGTGTACCGACGAAGAGCGCCGCGAAATAAAGGGACTCTCGCCGAAAAGAGCCGACATCATCCTCGGGGGGGCCTGCATCATCCTCGCCGCGATGGAGGCGGCGGGGGCCAAAGAGATCGTCGTAAGCGACCGCAGCCTGCGCCATGAGCTGCTGAGAAAAGAACTGAGTACGGATACGAAAATTTAA
- a CDS encoding glycosyltransferase translates to MKKLNSLAVIYASEGTGHRTAAFALCEAFLAYNPQGRVICCDILDFVPAWLKYVVSEGYVAMARHAPWLWGAFYWGSDRPGPQSRAFEWTHERLCHLYLPRLRNLFAANGTEAAIFTHYFGASELAKMEAGRISVYCADTDFESHRFQRGAEFAWSFAGSPNAVRQRLAEGIYNVSDTGVPIAQKFKNLLSKEEARAKLGLPQDERVILVSGGGIGAGSVFKAAKSLAALRGTRAAVICGSNAKLLAQMKGYFRYKENVRIEGFVSNMEDYYAAADAAVMKPGGLSASEALCAGLPMLLIDPVPGQEELNMAYLTSNGAAWPLPRPSRAAESVGALFAGEAAQRMSAAAKELARPEAADEIIAKIAGEE, encoded by the coding sequence ATGAAAAAATTAAACTCTCTCGCGGTGATATACGCCTCCGAGGGGACGGGCCACCGCACGGCGGCCTTCGCCCTCTGCGAGGCCTTTCTCGCATATAACCCGCAGGGGCGCGTCATCTGCTGCGATATTCTGGATTTTGTCCCCGCGTGGCTCAAATATGTCGTTTCGGAGGGCTATGTCGCGATGGCGCGCCATGCGCCGTGGCTGTGGGGGGCCTTTTACTGGGGCTCAGACCGTCCGGGTCCGCAGTCCCGGGCCTTTGAGTGGACGCACGAAAGGCTCTGCCACCTCTATCTGCCGAGGCTGAGAAATCTTTTCGCCGCGAACGGCACCGAGGCGGCGATATTTACGCACTACTTCGGTGCCTCCGAGCTGGCGAAGATGGAGGCAGGGCGTATCTCCGTCTACTGCGCCGATACCGATTTTGAGAGCCACCGCTTCCAGCGCGGCGCGGAGTTCGCCTGGTCATTCGCGGGCAGCCCGAACGCCGTGCGGCAGCGTCTCGCTGAGGGGATATACAATGTGAGCGACACCGGCGTGCCTATCGCGCAGAAGTTTAAAAACCTTCTTTCAAAAGAAGAGGCGCGGGCAAAGCTAGGCCTGCCGCAGGACGAACGGGTGATTCTCGTCAGCGGCGGCGGCATCGGCGCGGGCTCCGTGTTCAAGGCGGCGAAGTCGCTCGCGGCGCTGCGCGGCACGCGCGCCGCCGTGATCTGCGGCAGCAACGCGAAGCTGCTCGCGCAGATGAAGGGATATTTCCGCTATAAGGAGAACGTGAGGATAGAGGGCTTCGTCTCCAATATGGAGGATTACTACGCCGCCGCCGACGCGGCGGTGATGAAGCCCGGCGGGCTTTCCGCCTCCGAGGCGCTCTGCGCCGGGCTGCCGATGCTGCTCATCGACCCCGTGCCGGGACAGGAGGAGCTAAATATGGCCTACCTGACGTCAAATGGCGCCGCCTGGCCCCTGCCGCGCCCCTCGCGCGCGGCGGAGAGCGTCGGCGCGCTCTTTGCCGGAGAGGCCGCGCAGAGGATGAGCGCGGCGGCCAAAGAGCTGGCAAGGCCGGAGGCCGCGGACGAGATAATCGCAAAAATCGCCGGCGAAGAATGA
- a CDS encoding TRAP transporter large permease, with protein MLALIFILFVVAIFSGTPIVFAIGTVSAAFLYLMDIPMNTIAIRMMAGLDSFPLMAIPFFVLAGQLMDRGGIARRIIDWTSAVVGWVTGSLLLMTVLAGAGFAAITGSGSASTAALSSIILPEIRKRGYDVDFTAVMLAAGGLLGPIIPPSLFMVVLATCSPITVSVKDLFMGGVIPGILMCIAMMIYAYRFAKTHGSAYREDKPFSWKDVIKSTINALPGFLMPVIVVGGIVTGAFTATESAAMAVFVGLVVGLFIYRELKWSDIPNILVDTGAITAGIMVICGMASVFSWLISINNMPELVGNFMTNFSSSKIVFLLVVNIFLLIVGCFMETVSALLILIPVIMPIAVNSYGIDPVHFAVIVVINLAIGTFTPPYGICLYVAAAIAGRTIKQVMKYVWVPIAIYVGALLVFTYVPQIVLFLPNMVK; from the coding sequence ATGTTAGCTCTAATATTTATTCTTTTCGTAGTGGCTATTTTCAGCGGTACGCCGATCGTTTTTGCAATCGGAACTGTTTCGGCCGCATTCTTGTATCTCATGGATATTCCGATGAATACGATTGCGATACGCATGATGGCGGGCCTCGACAGCTTCCCCCTGATGGCTATTCCATTTTTTGTCCTTGCTGGACAGCTTATGGACAGGGGAGGAATTGCACGGCGCATTATTGACTGGACAAGCGCGGTTGTCGGATGGGTAACTGGCAGTCTTCTCCTGATGACTGTTCTGGCCGGAGCCGGATTTGCGGCAATAACCGGTTCGGGGTCAGCATCCACCGCGGCTCTTTCTTCAATAATACTGCCGGAAATTCGCAAACGCGGATATGACGTTGATTTCACTGCCGTTATGCTCGCAGCCGGCGGCCTTCTGGGACCGATCATTCCTCCGAGCCTTTTCATGGTGGTTTTGGCGACCTGTTCACCGATCACGGTCTCTGTGAAGGATCTCTTTATGGGAGGAGTCATACCTGGCATTCTGATGTGCATTGCCATGATGATTTATGCATACCGTTTTGCCAAGACGCACGGCTCAGCCTACCGCGAGGATAAGCCATTCTCATGGAAAGATGTAATTAAATCTACCATTAATGCTCTGCCCGGGTTCTTAATGCCGGTCATAGTCGTCGGCGGCATCGTTACAGGAGCCTTTACGGCAACGGAATCAGCCGCCATGGCAGTTTTCGTCGGCCTTGTAGTAGGACTCTTCATCTACAGAGAACTAAAATGGTCGGATATTCCTAATATCCTTGTAGATACCGGAGCTATTACAGCAGGTATCATGGTTATTTGCGGAATGGCAAGCGTATTTTCATGGCTGATCTCGATCAACAATATGCCGGAGCTCGTGGGCAATTTTATGACCAATTTCTCCAGTTCAAAAATTGTCTTCCTGCTTGTAGTCAATATCTTCCTGTTGATTGTCGGTTGTTTCATGGAGACCGTCTCGGCTCTTCTGATCCTGATTCCGGTAATAATGCCGATAGCTGTCAACAGCTATGGAATCGACCCTGTGCATTTTGCCGTAATCGTTGTTATTAACCTTGCAATAGGAACGTTTACGCCTCCATACGGCATCTGCCTCTACGTTGCCGCGGCAATAGCCGGTCGTACGATTAAGCAGGTAATGAAGTATGTCTGGGTCCCGATTGCGATATATGTCGGCGCGCTCCTTGTATTTACCTATGTTCCCCAGATCGTGCTTTTCCTGCCGAACATGGTTAAATAA
- a CDS encoding TRAP transporter small permease: protein MINTLEKILKVCRLIAKTGIVITLSYMVIAILLQILGRYLPNDMDISWTEESARFAQLWMVFFGAGVAMQRNLHVGVDVLTGVLKGTSKKILVVLCGIFAVVFLVVAIYGSFDLIAVGGLQISAALNMPMSYVYFIIPIGLFYWLIEYVVFNAKQLKSTTDSEAKE from the coding sequence ATGATAAATACACTTGAGAAAATTCTTAAAGTCTGTAGGCTGATTGCCAAGACTGGAATAGTAATCACATTATCTTACATGGTAATAGCGATACTTCTTCAGATCTTAGGCCGTTACCTGCCGAACGATATGGATATTTCATGGACCGAAGAAAGCGCCAGGTTCGCTCAGTTATGGATGGTTTTCTTTGGAGCCGGAGTCGCGATGCAGCGCAACCTGCATGTCGGCGTTGACGTCCTTACAGGCGTGCTTAAGGGCACAAGTAAAAAAATTCTCGTTGTGCTTTGCGGAATATTTGCCGTTGTATTCCTCGTTGTCGCCATATACGGCAGTTTTGACCTGATCGCCGTCGGCGGCTTACAGATATCCGCGGCGCTGAACATGCCGATGAGCTATGTATATTTCATAATACCCATCGGGCTGTTCTATTGGCTGATTGAATATGTTGTTTTTAACGCGAAACAGCTAAAATCAACGACAGATTCGGAGGCAAAAGAATAA